From the Macaca nemestrina isolate mMacNem1 chromosome 18, mMacNem.hap1, whole genome shotgun sequence genome, the window GGCGAGGGAGACGCCGAGAGCGAGGCGCAGTGAGAGGGGGCGGGTGTAGAGGCCGAGGCACCGCCCAGAGCTCCCTGAGACGGAGACTGAGAACGCCCCCGGCCAGATCCCCCCCGGAGAGACCCGGGTAGGGACAGGGGCAGAGAGACGCCTCCAGGGGCAGAGGCCCTGGGAGGCAAAGACACCAGGAGAGATTTACCCACCCCAGACCGAGAGCGCGGCTCAGAGTCGGACGAGGGCAGACTGTCAGAGGACAACGCCCCCCAGGTCTCCTGGGAGAACCCGGAGCGACCCCGGGGCAGCCCGGGCCGTGTCCGGGCGAGGGTGACCTATCCTTGGTTGGGGGCGATGGGGACACAGGACCTGCAgggcttcctctttctcctcttcctcccgcTGCTGCAGCCGCGTGGGGCCTCGGCTGGGAGCCTGCACAGTCCAGGTAAGTATGGGCACGGCTGACTGGCCGTGTTCACCACGCTCTCCTCGGCCTCCGCCCCCAGGGCCAGACCCCCAAGGCTGGGGAAGGGCACAGAGCAGGTGGCCGGAGCAGCTGAGCAGCCCGAGGGTTCCCGCAGGGGCTGGTGCGGGGAAGCTGGCTGGGGACGCAGGCGGGAGGTGGCGTAGGGGCGCGAGGATGCCCGGCGTGGGTCTGGACCTCCCCAGGCCCCGCCTTTGCCGTGCAGGCCTGTCCGAGTGTTTCCAGGTGAATGGGGCTGACTACCGCGGCCACCAGAACCACACTGGCCCGCGCGGGGCGGGCCGCCCGTGCCTTTTCTGGGACCAGACGCAGCAACACAGTTACAGCAGCGCCAGCGACCCCCAGGGCCGCTGGGGGCTGGGCGCGCACAACTTCTGCCGGTGAGGGGCGGGGCCTGCGCTGGGGGCGAGGCTGGGCTCGCCGTTGCGGGGATGGCCCGAGGCGGGGTCTCTGTGCGGGCGGGGTGGAGGTCTGCGGTGGACCGGCAACCCAGCTGCCCAAAGAACCTGGGGGCAGGGCCAGAACGAGGGGCGGGGCAGGGCCAGAACGAGGGGCGGGGCGAGGCGGGGGGCGCGGAACCCTGGCGAAAAAGGGGTCCTCCTCAGGTGCACAATTTCTGCAGAGCCTCATTTCAGGGCCAGGAGAGAAACGGACCGGGGCACTCAAAGGACCCGTATGGGCGGGACCTGGTCGGGGGGCGGTCCCTGGAGTGAGGGGACCGGCTCTTGTCACACAACTTATTTTGGGGTTCAGAGCCACAGCTGCAGTCTGAGGCAGGATGGACCGAGCGGGAGGAGAGCCGCAAAGCTCTTCTGCTTTTAAGTGAGgttggaggccaggcgcggtggccaagcctgtaatctcagcactttgggaggccaaggcgggcggatcatctgaggtcaggagtttgagacctgcctggctaccatggtgaaaccccatttctactaaaaatacaaacaattagccggacccggcgggcgcctgtaatcccagctactcaggaggctgaggcaggagaatcgcttgaacccaggaggtggagcttgcagtgagcagagatcacgccactggactccagcctgggtgacagagcaagacttggtctcaaaaaaaaaaaaaaaaaaaaaaaaaaaaagggggggtttgAGGGATGGAAGTGGCTGAGGCCCACGCTGGGTGGGGGTGAAGACTACAGATGGCCTCAAAGTCCTCATATATGGAGTCAAGTCTAGCAACAGCTGAAGCCTAAAAACAGCTCTCAAGGCCCCTTTAATGACTTCCCGCTGTCCACTCGGAAGTCTACGGTCCAGTTCCTTCATCAGGCAGAGCTCTGCGTGGACAAAACTGGAATTTGTGGGTGGACAGCAGGGAGCACAGCCGCTTACAGGCACAGAGCCTTGAAGGCCACTTTGAGTATAGGCCACAGGGCCAGACCTGGGTTTGCTATTCTTGGGGTGGTGGGACCCccaccacctccctcccacccgCAGTAACCCAGACGGTGACGTGCAGCCGTGGTGCTATGTGGCTGAGACAGAGGAGGGCATCTACTGGCGCTATTGCGACATCCCCACCTGTCACAGTGAGTTGCGCAGCTGGACAGAGGTGAGAAGGAGGGTTGTTTTTGGAGTCATAGAAGTCTGACTCTCCCCCCTCAGTGCCAGGCTACCTGGGATGCTTTGTGGActcaggggcacccccagccctcaGCGGCCCCAGCGGCACCTCCACGAAGCTCACGGTCCAGGTGTGCCTTCGCTTCTGCCGCATGAAGGGGTACCAGGTACCGCTCACGGGCCCAGACCAGTGACCCCTGACCTGGACCTAAAGACCCCACTCAACTCCTATCACTCAGTTGCCAAACCCAGACACCGTTTTCTGAACCTCCAGCCCGATTCCCACCCCGACCCCAGGCCCCACCACTTCACCCCtaccccagcccctgccctgggGTCACCCAGACTGTGCTCCCAGCTGGCGGGCGTGGAGGCCGGTTACGCCTGCTTCTGTGGCTCTGAAAGCGACCTGGCCCGGGGACGCCTGGCCCCCGCCACCGACTGTGATCAGATCTGTTTCGGCCACCCCGGACAGCTGTGTGGCGGAGATGGGCGGCTGGGCGTCTATGAAGGTGAGGAGTGGGCGGGGACCAGCGGGGCCTCGCAGGGCAGGGGAGCCGCCGTGTCTTGGACCTCAGGGTCCTGACTGCCGGCTCCGCCCTCAGTGTCCGTAGGCTCCTGCCAGGGGAACTGGACGGCGCCTCAGGGCGTCATCTACTCCCCGGACTTCCCAGACGAGTACGGGCCGGACCGGAACTGCAGCTGGGCCCTGGGCCCGCCGGGCGCCGCGCTGGAGCTCACCTTCCGCCTCTTCGAGCTGGCCGACCCCCGCGACCGGCTGGAGCTGCGCGACGCGGCTTCGGGCAGCCTGCTCCGCGCCTTCGATGGCGCCCGCCCACCGCCTCCCGGGCCGCTGCGCCTGGGCACTGCCGCGCTGCTGCTCACTTTCCGAAGCGACGCGCGGGGCCACGCGCAAGGCTTCGCGCTCACCTACCGCGGTGAGCCCCGGCCCGGTGCGCCCTGCCCGCTGTTCCCACCCCGTTCTCCCCACCCCGCCTCACGCCCCTCTCCGCAGGGCTGCAGGACGCCGCCGAGGACCCAGCGGCCCCCGAGGGCTCGGCCCAGACCCCCGCGGCGCCCCTCGACGGGGCCAACGTGAGCTGCAGCCCCAGGCCTGGGGCTCCGCAGGCTGCGATGGGGGGTGAGGCGGGCGCGCGGGACGGGAGGGAGTCAGGGAGCCGCCCTCTCAAGCCCATCCTCACCGCAGCCGTGTGCCCGCAGCCCGGGTCTTCTCGACGGTGACGGCTGTCtcggtgctgctgctgctgctcctggggCTGCTGCGTCCGCTGCGCCGACGGTGCGGGGCGCTGGGGCAGGGCCTGAGGGCGGACCTGTGGTGGGGAGCTGGGGCCCCAGAAGGGAACGGAGCTAGGAAGGAACTCCTGGGTTCTTAAGGGAgcgaggctttgggtccacacaCAGGATCGCGCGCGGGATCGCAGGTAGAGCAGGACGCTGCAGCAGGATTGGTCGGGCTCGGCTGATGTCTGCTCCCTCTCTAGGAGCTGTCTGCTGGCTCCGGGAAAAGGGTCCCCGGCGCTGGGGCCTTCCAGGGGCCCCAGGAGAAGCTGGGCTGTGTGGTACCGACAGCCCCGAGGGGTGCCCCTGCCCTGCTCCCCCGGGGACCCCCAGGTTGAGGGTTCTGCTGCGGGCTACCGGCCTCTGAGTGCCTCCAGCCAGAGCTCCCTGCGCTCGCTCATCTCCGCTCTCTGACTCTGGACCCCCAGGGTCCGCTGGACTCGCCACCAGCGAGATACTGAGATGCTGTGCTGCGCCGCGCCCTACCTCGGCCTTGCGCCTGTTTAGGGGCAGCTCGGCCTGTGGTCATCTTGGGGAGACCAGAAGTCGGACAGGAAACATCTGGTGCTATTATCTGGGACTTGCCCTTACCGTGGGGGTCCAGATGGTCCAGACCAAAGGGCAAGAGAAATCCAGTCCCCTCTCCATGGACCTTTATGTGGGGGTGGTCTCTGGTTTTAGAGGTCTTTGAACCCCTCTGGGGGTGATCTTAGACTGCTGTCCTCAGTGAGAGGTCACAGGTCAATAAAAACGGTCAAAAAGACCCCCACAGACTTTGAATAAAGGATCTACTTTGGTCCGGGCCTCGAAAGTTCTTCCGCGGTGGGAGGAGCATGTTAATGACCATATAGGCGCCGAGGGTTGCATGTGTCCATGCAAATGAAGGGCGTTGCACGCAGACTTTGGTGGAGCTGCCTAGAATGCAGAGAAGGACCCGGAACGCagacagatgggtgggtgggtggagtcCTGTAGAAGGCGGGGGCTTAAGAGGAGGAGGATCGTGGGCAGCGTTATGCTGAAGAAGGGGTGCCTTCCTGGTCCCTGCTCAGGGTGGACGGGGCGGAGGCCAACTTTGCTTCCTTGGCCTCCAACCTTAcatcttttctgtttcctgtctGTCCTGGGCAGGGCCCCGCAAGGATGCGCCTTGTGGGCGATAACTGGGAGCGAGTTGGGCTGAGCCCACGCTCCGAGAAGCCTGGCGCGAAGGGCAGGGCCTCTCAGGACAGCTGCGGGCGCGTGAGGCACGCCTTCACAGGCCTGGGTACCGTGGAGCGCCTTGCTGCACTCCGGAGGAGTCCGGCCGGCGGAAAGATCACTCTGGAGTGGGGGCGCACCGAATCTAGGCCGGACCCGTCCGGCAGCACCTTGGACAGAGCCCGGTCTgcagggtggggctgggtggcGGGACTGTGCCCTCGAGGGTGGGTGCCCAAAGGTGCGGAGACCTGGGTGTCAGGCGGAAAGCCCGGATGCACAGCTCTGAGGGACACGAGGTGCCAGGGTCATTCTAGCGGAGCTCGCAGGACCCGGAACGTCGGGTCGCAAGCCCCCAGCCACCCCATGCAAATGAGACTGGGATCGCGCATCCTATGCTAGGAGGCGAGGCCTGGGCGGCCTCGGGGCGGAGCCTCCCCGCCGGCCGCGCCCATTGGCTCTCGCTGCGCCGACGTCAGGAGCCCAGCGCGCGAAACGCTGGCCTGCCGGCGGGGACTATGAGCCTGGGCGGAGCCTGGCGTCCCCTCCCGCGTCCGGCCGCGCCCGTCCTCCCGGCTGCAGAGAGACTACCGGCCACCGCTGCCGCCGCGAGCAGTCCCTGCGGCGCGACCGCCTCGGCGAAGCCGACCGCAGTGAGCTCAGGCGTCCGGTGCGTCCCCAGCCTCCACCCCGGCGCGGGGGCGTCGGACTCGCGCGTGCGCAGCGCGGGAGGGGCGCGGGCTGGGACCCCCTAGCCAGCGCGTGCGCCGATCGAGCGCAGGGCGGCGGGTGGGCGCCGGGCGCCTGGCAGTGATGGGCCTCCCCACGCTGCGGCCCCACTGAGGCGGCGGCTCGGGGACAGGAGCAGTACGGGCTGCCCGCGTGGTACGGACCATGGCGTTCCTGGCCGGGCCGCGCCTGCTGGACTGGGCCAGCTCGCCGCCGCACCTGCAGTTCAATAAGTTCGTGCTGACCGGGTACCGGCCCGCCAGCAGTGGCTCAGGTTGCCTGCGCAGCCTCTTCTACCTGCACAACGAACTGGGCAACATCTACACGCACGGTGAGCCGCGTCCCGCAACGCGCTTCCCACACCCGTGGCCGCCCTCCCCGCGTTGGGCCGGGGGCTTTGAGGCGAGGAGGGCCCCAGCGCCCAAGTCCTGGGCTGCCCCGGCCCTGGCACGGCCAGTAGCCGCGGTGACAAAGCTGCCATTGTCCCGGGCCGCGCTGCCAGCTTCCGCTTTCCCGGCGGTGGGGGCCGGGTCAGGAGAGCGAAGCAGAGTGGGGTCTGAGCCTGCTTAATCCCTCTGAGCCCCAGGGGTAGGGAGCCTGGTGTCcagcctctgtaatcccagcgcccTGGGCACCGTCTCCGCCAGCACCCAGCCGGGAGATGGTGTTGACTGCGGTGAAGAGGGCCCAGGAGGAGCCTCCCAGTGCAGCCGTCCTGACGCCCCCGCCCCAAGCAGCTCTGTCGTGGGGCTCCGCCTGGTGGCGGCTCCTTCTTCCCCCAACAGGCGCCCGGCCCCTCCTCCGCGCCCCGCGGAGCTCTGCTGACACAGCCCTGCCCGTCCTTGAGCTGCCCCAGGCAGGCAAGGGACCCTGAGCGGCCGGGCCTGGCCTGGGTGCCTTCCCCGAGTTTTTGCCAGGCCACATCCCACAAGAGTGGGCAGCCTTCGGAGCCCCATTTGGCCCCCGGGAGGCCAGTGCTAGAGGCCGGCGGGGAGGGGTGGAGAACTCCCAGAAAGGGCTAGGCTGGAATGAAACTCCCCGGGGAGAGGCCTGGGGAGATGGGACGAGCCCCTCACAGCCCCCTTCCCTTCATTCTGGACTTGTCTTCCCCTGCCTGGTCTCACCCCTTTTTGGAAGATAAAAAGGCCCAGTGCCTCTATTTGTCTGGACACTTATGAAGAGGGGAGGACTTGGGTTGGGAAGAGCAAGCTAAGTGGCCCTGGGCTGGCATCACTGCTCATGTGTCCTCTTCACAACTCAGCTTGAGGTTTCACTGCCTTAGGCTTCTCCTTTGACCTCCTGCTTGTGTGGGGAGAGCAGTGTGAGGGTGGGAGGGCGCAGGCTTGTCCTCTGCCATTGCTTACTTGCTGGGCTCACCTGGGGCCTGTTGCTCAGCCCCTCCAAGTCTGTTTCATCACCTGCAAAGTGGGGATCATGATCTCTACTTCCCAGACCATCCTGAGCCATAATAAGTAACCAGTGCCAAAAGCCGTTTGCCCAGGGCCTGCCTCCGGCCAAGGCCAGGCGACCAGCTGGATGACAGCATTACCTGGACCTGTCTTGCTCTGCCCTGTGTTGTGTCTGGACTGTGGTCCCCTTGAGGATGTGACTGAAGCTATCTGGTAGATGACTGTCTCCCTCCCTAGGGTTGGCCCTGCTGGGCTTCCTGGTGTTGGTGCCAATGACCATGCCCTGGGGTCAGCTGGGCAAGGATGGCTGGCTGGGAGGCACACACTGCGTGGCCTGCCTGGCACCCCCCGCAGGCTCCGTGCTCTATCACCTCTTTATGTGCCACCAAGGGGGCAGCACTGTGT encodes:
- the LOC105467898 gene encoding kremen protein 2 isoform X1; this encodes MGTQDLQGFLFLLFLPLLQPRGASAGSLHSPGLSECFQVNGADYRGHQNHTGPRGAGRPCLFWDQTQQHSYSSASDPQGRWGLGAHNFCRNPDGDVQPWCYVAETEEGIYWRYCDIPTCHMPGYLGCFVDSGAPPALSGPSGTSTKLTVQVCLRFCRMKGYQLAGVEAGYACFCGSESDLARGRLAPATDCDQICFGHPGQLCGGDGRLGVYEVSVGSCQGNWTAPQGVIYSPDFPDEYGPDRNCSWALGPPGAALELTFRLFELADPRDRLELRDAASGSLLRAFDGARPPPPGPLRLGTAALLLTFRSDARGHAQGFALTYRGLQDAAEDPAAPEGSAQTPAAPLDGANVSCSPRPGAPQAAMGARVFSTVTAVSVLLLLLLGLLRPLRRRSCLLAPGKGSPALGPSRGPRRSWAVWYRQPRGVPLPCSPGDPQVEGSAAGYRPLSASSQSSLRSLISAL
- the LOC105467898 gene encoding kremen protein 2 isoform X2 encodes the protein MGTQDLQGFLFLLFLPLLQPRGASAGSLHSPGLSECFQVNGADYRGHQNHTGPRGAGRPCLFWDQTQQHSYSSASDPQGRWGLGAHNFCRNPDGDVQPWCYVAETEEGIYWRYCDIPTCHMPGYLGCFVDSGAPPALSGPSGTSTKLTVQVCLRFCRMKGYQLAGVEAGYACFCGSESDLARGRLAPATDCDQICFGHPGQLCGGDGRLGVYEVSVGSCQGNWTAPQGVIYSPDFPDEYGPDRNCSWALGPPGAALELTFRLFELADPRDRLELRDAASGSLLRAFDGARPPPPGPLRLGTAALLLTFRSDARGHAQGFALTYRGLQDAAEDPAAPEGSAQTPAAPLDGANVSCSPRPGAPQAAMGGAVCWLREKGPRRWGLPGAPGEAGLCGTDSPEGCPCPAPPGTPRLRVLLRATGL